From one Rhizobium rosettiformans genomic stretch:
- a CDS encoding ABC transporter substrate-binding protein, with translation MKFQLFASAALAVLIASAPAARAEIVIGLMAPLTGPLAAVGAQIKNGAETAVEEINKKGGINGEQVSLKIADDAGEPKQGVSAANQLVGEGVRFVVGPVTSGVAVPASSVLAENGVLMVTPTATAPDLTARGLTTVLRTCGRDDQQADVAAKFVLASFKDKKIAILDDKGQYGKGLADAFQAALNAGGVTEVFKDSLTAGEKDFGALITRLKAEGVEVIYFGGYHPEAGLMVRQMKDAGLSAQLIAGDGLSNNEFVTIGGDAAEGTIFTNAADALKSDDSKAAVDALAAKNIPAEAFTLNTYAAVEVIAAGIAKAGSTDDAEAVAAALKDGSEIPTAIGKLTYGETGDLTSQSFAVYKWEAGKTVAAE, from the coding sequence ATGAAATTTCAACTCTTCGCAAGCGCAGCCTTGGCCGTGCTGATCGCCAGCGCCCCCGCTGCCCGTGCCGAAATCGTGATCGGCCTGATGGCGCCGCTGACCGGCCCGCTGGCCGCCGTCGGCGCGCAGATCAAGAACGGCGCCGAAACCGCCGTTGAGGAAATCAACAAGAAGGGCGGCATCAACGGCGAACAGGTAAGCCTGAAGATCGCTGACGATGCCGGCGAACCGAAGCAGGGCGTCTCCGCCGCAAACCAGCTCGTCGGTGAAGGCGTGCGTTTCGTCGTCGGTCCGGTGACGTCCGGTGTTGCCGTCCCCGCCTCCAGCGTTCTTGCCGAAAACGGCGTGCTCATGGTCACGCCGACCGCGACCGCCCCTGACCTTACTGCTCGTGGCCTGACCACGGTGCTGCGCACCTGCGGCCGCGACGACCAGCAGGCCGATGTTGCCGCCAAGTTCGTGCTGGCGAGCTTCAAGGACAAGAAGATCGCCATCCTCGACGACAAGGGCCAGTACGGCAAGGGTCTCGCCGATGCCTTCCAGGCAGCCCTCAACGCCGGTGGCGTGACCGAAGTCTTCAAGGATTCGCTGACAGCAGGCGAAAAGGATTTCGGCGCGCTCATCACCCGCCTGAAGGCCGAAGGCGTCGAGGTCATCTACTTCGGCGGCTACCACCCGGAGGCCGGCCTGATGGTCCGCCAGATGAAGGATGCTGGTCTTTCTGCCCAGCTGATCGCCGGTGACGGCCTGTCGAACAACGAATTCGTCACCATCGGCGGCGACGCTGCCGAAGGCACGATCTTCACCAATGCCGCCGACGCGCTGAAGTCGGACGACAGCAAGGCCGCGGTTGACGCGCTTGCCGCCAAGAACATCCCGGCAGAAGCCTTTACGCTGAACACCTATGCCGCCGTCGAAGTCATCGCCGCCGGCATCGCCAAGGCCGGCAGCACCGACGACGCGGAAGCCGTGGCCGCAGCCCTCAAGGACGGCTCGGAAATCCCGACCGCCATCGGCAAGCTAACCTATGGCGAAACCGGCGACCTGACCTCGCAGAGCTTCGCCGTCTACAAGTGGGAAGCCGGCAAGACGGTTGCTGCCGAATAA